CCATGGCATCTCTGACATTGAACGATAGAGCGCATCTGCATCACGCGCAAAAAAATCCCTGATGAGAAAAAGCACTCGGTGTCCTGTGCGTAGATGGAGATTAAGTCTGAGGGTATCGTCAATAGTTCCTTCTGTAGTTATGCCTGCTTGTGTTTCAGAGAGTATGGGAAAGCCGAGTTGAATGAGTTCTTCCCTTAAAAAAGGCGTTATGCCTTTTGCACAGGTAACAAGAATTCTGTTCTTTTTTGTTTGAAACATTTTTTGAACAACCTCAATCTTGTTTTTATAAACTTTACCACAAAAATAAAGATTAAGCGGCTGAGCCTAAGCGGAACGCTGCGAAGAAATCATTTATGTTATTATTAAAATTATGAGAAAACTTTTGTTGACTATCTTCGCTCTTCTTATAGTCCCGACGTTTCTTTGTGCAGAGGTAAAGGAATACAAACTGGACAATGGACTTAAGGTTCTTATTATTGAAGACCATAAGGCTCCGATTGCGACATTCCAGATATGGTATAAGGTAGGTTCGAGAAATGAAAATTTAGGAAAGACAGGACTTAGCCATCTTCTCGAACACATGATGTTCAAGGGCACGCCAAAATACGGCTCGAAGGCATTTTCAAAAATAGTGCAGAAAAATGGCGGCAGTGATAATGCGTTCACGACAAAAGACTACACAATGTATTTTCAGACACTCTCTTCAGACAGGATAGATATTTCGATAGAACTTGAGGCAGACAGGATGAGAAATCTTGTAATGGACCCTAAAGAGGTTATTGCCGAGAGAAATGTTGTGATGGAAGAAAGAAGAATGCGTTATGAAGACGACCCTCAGAATATGCTTTATGAAGAGGTTGTGGCTGGCGCATTTAAATCACATCCATATCAATGGCCTGTTATCGGGTGGATGGCGGATGTCTCTTCAATCGAAAAAGATGACCTGTACAATTATTACAGGGCATATTATTCTCCTGATAATGCGTTCATTGTTGTTGCAGGCGATGTTAATCCAGACAAAATAATCGAAAAAATAAAAGAATCATTTGGGAGCATTGTTCCTGTCAATGACAGAAAGTCTGTTGTGGCAAAGGAAGAGAACCAGAAGGGAGAAAGAAGAATATCCCTTAAAAG
The window above is part of the Nitrospiraceae bacterium genome. Proteins encoded here:
- a CDS encoding insulinase family protein, with product MRKLLLTIFALLIVPTFLCAEVKEYKLDNGLKVLIIEDHKAPIATFQIWYKVGSRNENLGKTGLSHLLEHMMFKGTPKYGSKAFSKIVQKNGGSDNAFTTKDYTMYFQTLSSDRIDISIELEADRMRNLVMDPKEVIAERNVVMEERRMRYEDDPQNMLYEEVVAGAFKSHPYQWPVIGWMADVSSIEKDDLYNYYRAYYSPDNAFIVVAGDVNPDKIIEKIKESFGSIVPVNDRKSVVAKEENQKGERRISLKRDAELPYFIAVYHTPNFSSEDSYALDLLAMILSGGKSSRFYKSLVYEKKLALSADADYSGFNIDPYLFMIAATAAPGKNIKDIESVLYSEIEMIIKKPPSDMEIQKAKNQIESSFIMGQDSIFYQGMITGQFEIMGSWKLKEKYLEGIRKVTAEDVMKTASKYLIEDNRTVGILIPTKTIGSEK